GGTCAGGGCGCTTCGGCATATATCACGCTGAAGATCGTGCAGAACTCCTGGCGGACCGTGCGCAAGCAGCTCACCGCGCTGCCGGGGGCCACCCACATCGCGCTGGTCAGCGGCGATTTCGATGTGCTGCTCCTGGTCCACACCAAGGACAACCGCGAGCTGCGGGAGCTGGTCCTCACCCGCATCCAGTCGATACCGGAAGTGCTCAGCACCCGCACCCTGCTGGTCTTCGAGGAGACCGACCTCGGGCCCGAGGAGGACTGATTCCCGGGGGCGGCCGGCAGACACCTGCGCAGGTCAGGACCTACGCAGGTCAGGCCCTGCGAGCCCGGCGTCAGGGCTTGCGCAGCCCCGCGAACGCCGTACGCACCACGGCCTCGGCGACCTCGTCACGGCTCACCGCACCGCCCCGCCCCGGCCGGTACCACTCCACAATCGAGTTGATCATGCCGAAGAGCAGACGGGTGGCCAGCCGGATGTCCACGTCGTCCCGGAGGTCACCGTCGGCTGCGGCCTGCTTGAGCAGGTCGGAGACCTCGTGGTCGAACTCCCGGCGGCGCTCCATGGCCCACCGCTCGGTGTCCGTGTTTCCGCGCACCCGCAACAGCAGCGTCACATACGGAAGTTCGTCCATCAGCACTTCGGCCACGCGCCGGGTGACATGCTCCAGCCGCTCGATCGCCCGCCCCTCAAGGGCTCCCGGCTCCTCCAGCACACCGAACAGCCCGTCCAGGGCGCGGCTTATGGCACGGCGCAGCAGCTCTTCCTTGCTGCGGACATGGTGGTAGATCGAGGACTTCGAGATGCCGGCCGCCTGGGAAAGGTGCTCCATGGACGTGCCGTCGTAGCCGCGCTCGATGAACACCTCGACGGCGACCGCGAGCAGCGAATCGGGCGTATAGGTGTCGCGCTTGGCCATGGTCATGATTAGAGCACCTATCCCTCGAGGTCCGCACGGCGCCGTAGCGCCCAAGACGGTACGTAGCGTCCGCCGGCGTTCTGGTGGTGCATCGAGTCCAGCAGATCCCACACCCACTGGGCACCGAGGCGCTCGGCCCACTCCAGGGGACCGCCGGGGTAGTTCACGCCCAGCCGCATGGCCGTGTCGATGTCCGCCGGACTCGCGACCCCACGGGCCGCGGCGTCCACGGCAAAGTCGATGATCATCGCGATGGTCCGGGCGACGATCATCCCCGGTACGTCCTCGATGACGCTGACCTGCTTGCCCAGCGCCTGGAACAACCCGACCGCTTCGGCGAGGTCCGCCTCGGAGACGGCCGCCGAGGCCGCCAGGGCGATCCGGGTGGCGGCGCGGTAGTCCAGGGAGAGGTCGAAGCGGATGTACTTCCCATGGGCATTGGACGTCGCCGGATAGCCGTTGGTCAGCGCCAGACAGGCCCCGCCGGGCAGCCGGAGGAAGCCTTCCGACTCCCCCGGCGTCCGGTCGCGGGTGACCTTGATGCCCGCCTCCTCGATGAGCTCGCGCAGCACCACCGCGGGGCCGGGCAGCTTCGCGTGCAGGCCGACGGACGCGGGCGCCGGGCAGGGCGCGGCGGTCCGCGGTTCGGGCCGGGCGGCACCCTCGGAGTAGTCGAACCAGCCCCGCCCCGCCTTGCGGCCGTGCAGTCCGGACTCGACCAGCCGACGCTGCGCCAGGGAAGGCGTGAACTTCGGGTCCTGGAAGAAGGCCTGCCACACGGAGTGGGTGACCGCCTCGTTCACGTCCTGTCCGATGAGGTCGGTCAGTTCGAAGGGCCCCATCTTGAAGCCTGCGCCGTCCCGGAGCACCGCATCGATGGTGGCCGGGTCGGCGACCCGCTCCTCGTAGGCACGCAGCGCTTCGGCGTAGAAGGGGCGGGCGATGCGGTTGACGACGAAACCGGGGGTGTCCGTACAGCGCACCGGCCTCTTGCCCCAGGCCGCGGCGGTGTCGTAGGCGGTGGTGGCGGCGGCCTCCTCGGTGGCGAAGCCGCTGACCACCTCGACCAGGGGGAGCAGCGGCGCGGGGTTGAAGAAGTGCATGCCCACACAGCGGCCGGGGTGGCGCAGCCGGCCCGCGACCGCGGTCACGGACAGCGAGGAGGTGTTGGTGGCCAGCAGGCAGTCGGCCGCCACGACGTCCTCCAGCGCGGTGAAAAGCTCCTGCTTGGCGGGCAATTGCTCCAGGATCGCCTCGATGACCAGTGCGGCGTCGGCCAGCTCCGGGAGGGCGGTGGCGGGGGAGAGGCGCCCGCGGGCGGCATCCCGCTCGTCCGCCGTGATCCGGCCCTTTTCGACCAGCCGGTCCAGCCGCGCCCCGATCGCCTCGGCGGCTTGTCCGGCCCGCCCGGGGGCGGTGTCATAGAGGCGTACGCGATGGCCGGCGACCAGCGCCACCTGCGCGATGCCCTGCCCCATGGTGCCGGTGCCCACCACTGCCACGGTGCTGCTGGTTGCGAGAGCCGTCATGCCAGCTGATCCTCCCCGACCGACTTTTCCACAGGCCGGCCGGACCCTCTTGCCCCGACCGATCGTTCGGTTACTCTAACTCCGTTGCCCTGTCCGCTCCCAGTCCCTATCCGCTCTCCGCCCAGCTCGACGAGGAGTTGGTCATCGATGGCCGCCGAAATGACCGCAGCGCAGTTGATCGAGAAGCACCGCCCGACCCTCGACCAGACGCTGGAGGCGATCCGCACCCGCGCGTACTGGTCCCCGCACCCCGAGCACCCGAAGGCGTACGGCGAGAGCGCCGCACCCGACGGGCTGGCCGCCTTCGAGGCCCTGCGCGGCCGCCGGTTCGAGCTCGACCAGCCGGGCACGGACGACTGGACCGGCGAGGAAGTCTCGCCGTACGGCCTGAAGTTGGACATCAGCTATCCGCACCCGGACGTGGACGTGCTGCTGCCGGCCATGCGCGCCGCGCTCCCCGCCTGGCGGGATGCCGGCCCCGAGACGCGCGCGGCGGTGTGTCTGGAGATCCTGGCCCGGATCAGCGCCCGGACCCACGAGTTCGCGCAGGCCGTGATGCACACCAGCGGCCAGGCCTTCATGATGGCGTTCCAGGCGGGCGGCCCGCATGCCCAGGACCGCGGCCTGGAGGCGGTGGCCTACGCGTACGCCGAGCAGGTCCGCATCCCGGAGCAGGCGCCGTGGTCCAAGCCGCAGGGCAAGCGCGACCCGCTCGAGCTGACCAAGAGCTTCACGGCCGTGCCGCGCGGCGTCGCCCTGGTGATCGGCTGCAACACCTTCCCGACGTGGAACGGCTATCCGGGCCTGTTCGCCTCTCTGGCGACCGGCAACCCGGTGCTGGTCAAGCCGCATCCGCGCGCCGTGCTGCCGCTGGCGCTGACCGTCAAGGTGGCCCGCGAGGTGCTCACCGAGGCCGGCTTCCCCGCCGACCTGGTGTGCCTGGCCGTGGACAGGCCGGACGAGGGCCTGGCCAAGACGCTGGCCGTCCGCCCCGAGGTCCGCATCATCGACTACACCGGCTCGACCGCCTTCGGCGACTGGCTGGAGACGCACGCCCGGCAGGCGCAGGTCTTCACGGAGAAGGCCGGCGTCAACACCGTCGTCATCGAATCCACCGATGACTACAAGGGCATGCTCAGCAACCTCGCCTTCTCGCTGTCGCTCTACAGCGGCCAGATGTGCACCACTCCGCAGAATCTGCTGATCCCCCGCGACGGCATCACCACGGACGCCGGCCCGAAGTCGTACGACGAGGTGGTCAGCGACCTCGCGGGCGCGGTGGACGGCCTGCTGGGTGACGACGCACGGGCCAACGCCCTGCTGGGGGCCATCGTCAATCCGCAGGTCAAGGAGCGGATCGATGCGGCGGCCGGGCTCGGCGAAGTGGCCCTGGCCTCCCGTGAGGTGCCCAACCCCGAGTTCCCCGGCGCCACGGTACGCACCCCGGTGATCGTCAAGCTCGACGGCGCCAAGCCGAACTCCGAGGCGGCCTATTTTTCGGAGTGCTTCGGCCCGGTGTCCTTCGCGGTGGCCGTCGGTTCCGCGGCCGAGGCGGTGGATCTGCTGCGGCGCACGGTCCGCGAGAAGGGCGCCATGACGGTCGG
This portion of the Streptomyces sp. 2114.4 genome encodes:
- the paaN gene encoding phenylacetic acid degradation protein PaaN, which gives rise to MAAEMTAAQLIEKHRPTLDQTLEAIRTRAYWSPHPEHPKAYGESAAPDGLAAFEALRGRRFELDQPGTDDWTGEEVSPYGLKLDISYPHPDVDVLLPAMRAALPAWRDAGPETRAAVCLEILARISARTHEFAQAVMHTSGQAFMMAFQAGGPHAQDRGLEAVAYAYAEQVRIPEQAPWSKPQGKRDPLELTKSFTAVPRGVALVIGCNTFPTWNGYPGLFASLATGNPVLVKPHPRAVLPLALTVKVAREVLTEAGFPADLVCLAVDRPDEGLAKTLAVRPEVRIIDYTGSTAFGDWLETHARQAQVFTEKAGVNTVVIESTDDYKGMLSNLAFSLSLYSGQMCTTPQNLLIPRDGITTDAGPKSYDEVVSDLAGAVDGLLGDDARANALLGAIVNPQVKERIDAAAGLGEVALASREVPNPEFPGATVRTPVIVKLDGAKPNSEAAYFSECFGPVSFAVAVGSAAEAVDLLRRTVREKGAMTVGAYTTSTEVEQLVEEACLEECAQLSLNLTGGVYVNQTAAFSDFHGSGGNPAANAALCDGAFVANRFRTVEVRRPA
- a CDS encoding TetR/AcrR family transcriptional regulator; translation: MTMAKRDTYTPDSLLAVAVEVFIERGYDGTSMEHLSQAAGISKSSIYHHVRSKEELLRRAISRALDGLFGVLEEPGALEGRAIERLEHVTRRVAEVLMDELPYVTLLLRVRGNTDTERWAMERRREFDHEVSDLLKQAAADGDLRDDVDIRLATRLLFGMINSIVEWYRPGRGGAVSRDEVAEAVVRTAFAGLRKP
- a CDS encoding 3-hydroxyacyl-CoA dehydrogenase, translated to MTALATSSTVAVVGTGTMGQGIAQVALVAGHRVRLYDTAPGRAGQAAEAIGARLDRLVEKGRITADERDAARGRLSPATALPELADAALVIEAILEQLPAKQELFTALEDVVAADCLLATNTSSLSVTAVAGRLRHPGRCVGMHFFNPAPLLPLVEVVSGFATEEAAATTAYDTAAAWGKRPVRCTDTPGFVVNRIARPFYAEALRAYEERVADPATIDAVLRDGAGFKMGPFELTDLIGQDVNEAVTHSVWQAFFQDPKFTPSLAQRRLVESGLHGRKAGRGWFDYSEGAARPEPRTAAPCPAPASVGLHAKLPGPAVVLRELIEEAGIKVTRDRTPGESEGFLRLPGGACLALTNGYPATSNAHGKYIRFDLSLDYRAATRIALAASAAVSEADLAEAVGLFQALGKQVSVIEDVPGMIVARTIAMIIDFAVDAAARGVASPADIDTAMRLGVNYPGGPLEWAERLGAQWVWDLLDSMHHQNAGGRYVPSWALRRRADLEG